The Pseudomonadota bacterium genome segment CACAACCTCTCCCCGCTGATCCACAAAGGGAACCCGCAGAATAAAAACATTCTTGGTGCCATGAACCTTTTCAAGCCGCTGGTTTGATGTAGTGCCTTCATGCTCCGGGATCAACCTGGTGACAATAATGATCCGGGGACTGATCGGCAAACCCGATCTCCTGATGTCCTCTTCGAGATAAGTTTCCAACGCCCTGGCCTGATCCAGCACATAGACAACCTGGCCGCCGGTATCCGGGCGTCCCAGGACATTTTCCTGACCGAACCAGCCATGTGGTGATATCAAGGCGATTTTTGAAACCATTGGTATTCTAGCAAGAAACTCTTCAAGGGTCGCTTCGTTGGGCTGCTCAAGAATATCCTGAAGCAGATGAATCGTTTCAAGGATCCGCTCCCCGGTGTCTCCCCAGCCGTCGAGAAATCCCAGTCCCTTCAGTTTGGACCGCAGATACGCCATGTCTTCCGGGCAATCGCAACGTTCCAGGAAATCCACCGCATCCTCAAGGGCGCTTTCAAGTTCACCGGTGTTCCGTATCCTGCCGCCGTCAAGAAGAAGCTGCACCCCATGAAGATGATGCAGTTTAAGAAATTCATAGAGCACGTGATTCCAGCGCTCCGGCTGCCTGGCAAGACTTGCCGACATATACCTGTTGAGATGCCGAATACCGTTGCCGATGGTCTCCGGATCTTTCAGGTTCGGCCCGTAATCATAAAAAGAGGCGAGATTAATTTCCATGGTCCGCTGATTATAGGGCAGATCCGGTTTAATCAACCGCTCTTTGATATCCAGAAATTCTCTGGTGGAAAGTTCTATGATTTCATGCTGGTGACCGTTGAGTGAATAAATCCGGCAGGTTGCCTGTCGGTGACGGTAAACGATTATCAGACGCTCCCGGAGGTTGAGTATTTCCTGGACTTTGCTCAAGAATCGTCTGGAAGTGGACAGGGACGGCAATCCATCGTGGTCGGCAACATACTGTTGTAAAGCAAGCAATATGTCGTTTCTGAGGATGATCTTGTTATCGGTTGTTAAAAGCTGTGATAAAAAATCCAGCAGCACAGGAATCTCAGAGTCATCGATGAAACTCGACAGGGATTTATTCACTTCGACCTCCCTCAAAGAATCGATAATGTCTCATGCCATCAAGAATTCCCGCTGCATACTCCTGCTTACTGAAATACACTCGTCTTAATCCTTTTAATTTTTCAAGTTCCTTGCTGTAATTCCCGACAACTACGCCGCTTGTGTCGCCCCGCAGCATATCTTCATCATTTCCGGAATCACCGCAGACAACAATATCGGGGAGTTGTATTTCCCATTTATAACTCAGATAGCGGACCGCTTTGCCTTTGGACGCCCGATACGGCAAAATATCCAGAAACTGGCCGTTTGAAAAAATAAGGTTATAGCGGATTTTTCTTGCCTGCAAGGCCTGATGGACCATGGCAAGATAATCCGGATTATCTTCCATGTAGTAACTTATCTTAAAGCGTTGCTGGGTTTCCTTCTCCTGTAATTCGAGAAAATCGAGTTTGGCAAGTTCAAGTTTGATCGCCTCGGGTTTCCAGTTATGTGCGATATGCTGTTGCCAGCCTTTATCCGGATTGAGCCGCGGACCATAATATATTTCCGTACCCACCGAACAGATTATGATATCCGGCACCGGGATGGTGTTTTCCTTCAGATATTCCAGGGTCAGACTGAGACATCTTCCCGTTGCCACGCCCCAACAGACCTTTTGGCTATTGGCAGCCAGCAGAGATAAAATCTCCTCCATGGATTCATCTTCGCCCACCAGGGTATTATCGACATCGGTTATAAGCAACTTATTGACAAACGCCAGACGCTGACCGATAGCCAGGGGCTTTGCGACTGTCGCAACCAAGCCGTCGCCGGGCATCTCATGCAAAGCTTCCTTGACAAGCTCCACGGTTTTTTCACAATGAGTAGCCCAGGAGTAATGTTCGCGAACACCAATAATACCGTTCCTGGAGTAATCCTCCCACAATTCCTTATCAACCAGTATTTTACGGCAGGCAGCAGATAACTCCTCAGGTTTTGTCGGGTCAACCAGGATGCCGTTATTACAGTTGCCGATTATATCAGCAGGGCCTCCCTCTCGAGTGGCAACAATCGGCAAACCGCATGACGCAGCCTCGATCAGGGTGAGGCCGAAAGGCTCAACAAGGGCCGGGTTGACAAATACACCGCGACTTTCAGCGCAGAGCCGGTAGAGTTCCGGAACCTCCAGAGTAAAATCGTGTTTTTTAGGAATGGCGAGTTTTCCATAGAGATCATAACGGTCCATGAGCAGAAGCATTTCAGTGAGGACATTTCGCTCATTTTCCTCCATCAGATTGATGCTCTTTCTTATCCCTGCAAAAATCGCCAGATTGGCAATGGCCTGGAGTTCCTTGTCTTCCCCGTATGCAGTAATCAATCCGGAGATATTTTTCCGCTGATCCGGTCGGCAGAGCACCAGGATGAACGGTTTATGCGGACCTACCCAGAAACGATGCAATTCATGGAGAAGAACCATGTGGGCATGCTTGGTCTGCTCGGTCTCCAGATTAAAATCAAGCTGTGTGTCATAATACGGATAAAATGTCTCAACATCGATTCCCGGAGGAATGACCATGAAATGCCCGTCTGAAAAGTTTTCATAGAGAGCGTATTGATTATCGATCTCATGGTGGGTGCTGGTTATTATCCGTTCGGCATCCTTGATGATTCTCTTTTCCGCATCAATTCTGAAATCAATGCGGTATCGCCTGTTGATCTCCTCCGAGGTCATTCCTTCGGACAATAATTTACTTTTTTTATGCTGGCCCATGGAATGACCGGTAAAGATAAAAGGCGTCGCGAAGATGCTTGCCAATTGACGGGCAACATAGCCGCCATCTGCATAATGGCCGTGAAAAAAATCAGGCACGTTACCTTCTGATTTTATGAACTTGAGAGTTTTATCAACGAACTCATCAAGGTGCGGCCATAAGAGTTCTTTACGGATATATTTAAGGCCGCCACAACGGATACGCACGATACGCGCTTTTTCGGATAAAGCCTCAATGGGCTTGGAATAATCTTCGGAAACCGCTTTGTCTTTAATGAGCCTGGTTACAAGGTCAACCCGGGCGACATCCGGGTGTTGGGTCAGGGCCTGAGCTAACTCCAGAACGTATTTTACCTGGCCGCCGGTATCGGCATCGC includes the following:
- a CDS encoding HAD-IIB family hydrolase: MAISGLYIQLFSIHGLIRGRSPELGRDADTGGQVKYVLELAQALTQHPDVARVDLVTRLIKDKAVSEDYSKPIEALSEKARIVRIRCGGLKYIRKELLWPHLDEFVDKTLKFIKSEGNVPDFFHGHYADGGYVARQLASIFATPFIFTGHSMGQHKKSKLLSEGMTSEEINRRYRIDFRIDAEKRIIKDAERIITSTHHEIDNQYALYENFSDGHFMVIPPGIDVETFYPYYDTQLDFNLETEQTKHAHMVLLHELHRFWVGPHKPFILVLCRPDQRKNISGLITAYGEDKELQAIANLAIFAGIRKSINLMEENERNVLTEMLLLMDRYDLYGKLAIPKKHDFTLEVPELYRLCAESRGVFVNPALVEPFGLTLIEAASCGLPIVATREGGPADIIGNCNNGILVDPTKPEELSAACRKILVDKELWEDYSRNGIIGVREHYSWATHCEKTVELVKEALHEMPGDGLVATVAKPLAIGQRLAFVNKLLITDVDNTLVGEDESMEEILSLLAANSQKVCWGVATGRCLSLTLEYLKENTIPVPDIIICSVGTEIYYGPRLNPDKGWQQHIAHNWKPEAIKLELAKLDFLELQEKETQQRFKISYYMEDNPDYLAMVHQALQARKIRYNLIFSNGQFLDILPYRASKGKAVRYLSYKWEIQLPDIVVCGDSGNDEDMLRGDTSGVVVGNYSKELEKLKGLRRVYFSKQEYAAGILDGMRHYRFFEGGRSE